A single region of the Novosphingobium sp. genome encodes:
- a CDS encoding multidrug effflux MFS transporter — protein MSVTVTRIEADQPAAPPLRLMVVLCALMGFASISTDFYLPAMPTMGKALHADAGAMELTIAGYLIGFSSGQLVWGPLGDRFGRKRPIAIGLLLFIIGSIGCALAGSASAIIVWRIVQACGACAGVVLSRAMVRDVYGAERSGAMLSTLITVMAVAPLVGPLLGGQILLLAGWRAIFWVLVIIGLLTGAGLATIPETLPPAHRSHRDMAGVMAGYAALLRDGRVMTCAMVGGFYYFGVYAYVAGSPFAFITFSHVPPQRYGLIFGAGIVAIMLANMANVRLLPHFGGLRLIRWGALASAASGLVLAFAAWTQWGGLWSLALACFVYVGASGLIVANSMARAMAHRPDQAGAVSALLGAAQYGCGMLGSAAISVMADGTPRPMANAMAVAGCAAMASFLWLGARSDRTTLRPS, from the coding sequence ATGTCGGTGACAGTCACGCGCATCGAGGCAGACCAGCCTGCCGCGCCGCCGCTGCGCCTGATGGTGGTGCTGTGCGCATTGATGGGCTTCGCGTCGATCTCCACCGACTTCTACCTCCCGGCCATGCCGACCATGGGCAAGGCACTGCATGCCGATGCAGGCGCGATGGAGTTGACCATTGCGGGTTACCTCATCGGCTTCAGCAGCGGGCAATTGGTGTGGGGCCCGTTGGGGGACCGCTTCGGTCGCAAGCGGCCGATCGCGATCGGGCTGCTGCTCTTCATCATTGGCTCGATCGGCTGCGCTCTGGCGGGATCGGCCAGCGCGATCATCGTCTGGCGGATCGTGCAGGCCTGCGGGGCCTGCGCCGGGGTCGTGCTGTCGCGCGCCATGGTGCGCGACGTCTATGGCGCCGAGCGTTCGGGCGCGATGCTCTCCACGCTGATCACGGTGATGGCGGTGGCTCCTCTGGTGGGGCCCTTGCTGGGCGGGCAGATCCTTCTTCTTGCCGGATGGCGGGCGATTTTCTGGGTGCTGGTCATCATTGGCCTGCTGACCGGGGCGGGCCTTGCGACAATCCCGGAAACCCTGCCGCCGGCGCATCGCTCGCACCGTGATATGGCGGGGGTCATGGCTGGTTACGCGGCCCTGCTGCGCGATGGCCGGGTGATGACATGCGCCATGGTCGGCGGGTTCTATTACTTTGGCGTCTATGCCTATGTGGCGGGCAGCCCCTTTGCCTTCATCACCTTCAGCCATGTGCCGCCACAGCGTTACGGTCTGATCTTTGGCGCCGGTATCGTGGCCATCATGCTGGCCAATATGGCCAATGTCCGTTTGCTTCCTCATTTCGGCGGCTTGCGCCTTATCCGCTGGGGAGCCTTGGCCTCGGCGGCGTCAGGGCTGGTGCTCGCCTTTGCCGCCTGGACGCAATGGGGTGGCTTGTGGAGTCTGGCACTGGCCTGCTTCGTCTATGTCGGCGCATCGGGGCTGATCGTGGCCAATTCGATGGCCCGCGCCATGGCGCATCGCCCCGATCAGGCTGGCGCCGTTTCCGCCTTGCTGGGGGCGGCGCAATATGGCTGCGGCATGCTGGGCTCGGCCGCGATCAGCGTGATGGCCGATGGCACACCGCGCCCCATGGCGAATGCCATGGCCGTGGCGGGCTGCGCCGCCATGGCGAGCTTCCTGTGGCTGGGGGCCCGCAGCGATCGCACCACCCTTCGACCGTCCTGA
- a CDS encoding LysR family transcriptional regulator gives MNRTDLADLSAFLVVAEQRSFTRAAAQLGISQSALSHTMRRLEGRMGVRLLTRTTRSVSPTDAGEKLIAIIRPALDQIDAGVTQIGQLRDKPAGTIRITTSDHAARSILLPALDRLLPDYPDLHVEVSINGGFVDIVEERFDAGIRLGEAIDRDMIAVRIGQPVRMACVGAPAYFETHPVPLTPQDLASHNCINMRLPSSGGLYAWEFENNARAMNVRVSGQLTVSGPGFLVQAAEAGLGLAMTIDEIVKDSIAGGRLVRVLEDWCPPFDGYHLYYPSRRQASPAFALLVDALRYKGD, from the coding sequence TTGAACCGTACCGATCTTGCCGACCTCTCCGCCTTTCTGGTCGTGGCCGAGCAGCGCAGCTTCACCCGTGCCGCGGCCCAGCTCGGCATTTCCCAATCGGCCCTGAGCCATACGATGCGCCGCTTGGAAGGACGCATGGGCGTGCGGCTGCTGACGCGGACAACCCGGTCGGTGTCGCCAACCGATGCCGGTGAGAAGCTGATCGCCATCATCCGCCCCGCGCTCGACCAGATCGATGCGGGGGTGACCCAGATCGGGCAGTTGCGCGACAAGCCGGCGGGCACGATCCGCATCACCACCTCCGATCACGCGGCGCGCAGCATCCTGCTGCCCGCGCTCGACCGGCTGTTGCCTGACTATCCGGACCTTCATGTCGAGGTCAGCATCAACGGCGGTTTCGTCGATATTGTGGAGGAGCGCTTCGACGCCGGGATCCGGCTGGGGGAGGCGATCGACCGCGACATGATCGCGGTGCGCATCGGTCAGCCCGTCCGGATGGCTTGCGTGGGCGCGCCCGCCTATTTCGAGACGCATCCCGTGCCGTTGACCCCGCAAGATCTGGCGAGCCATAACTGCATCAACATGCGCCTGCCCTCATCGGGCGGGCTCTATGCATGGGAGTTCGAGAACAACGCGCGCGCGATGAATGTGCGTGTCAGCGGGCAATTGACGGTTTCGGGCCCCGGCTTTCTGGTTCAGGCGGCGGAGGCCGGGCTGGGGCTAGCGATGACGATCGACGAGATCGTCAAGGACAGCATCGCCGGGGGGAGGCTGGTCAGGGTTCTGGAAGACTGGTGCCCTCCCTTTGACGGTTATCATCTCTATTATCCGAGCCGACGACAGGCCTCGCCCGCTTTTGCCTTGCTGGTGGATGCGCTGCGCTACAAGGGCGACTGA
- a CDS encoding ThuA domain-containing protein — protein sequence MKTVRTGLVAIAALVMASSSPAQAQVTDCPLATAPYSVDSPLIDLLLKPEAKAVLAQDMGADFAKVSPFLSGTQAPTFSVIMSPRTLFDFLKLDTSALPRIDARLKQISVTPADQIARCARYDNDHADPRPEGKGLHVLVFEKINGFYDKGSVDAAHAALADMAATQGWSMQFTDKGGAIRPEVLQRYNLVVWNNISGDALTVPQRAAFQTWIQNGGGFVGIHGAAGDPATFWDWYTDKLVGASFLGHPMNPQFRAATVRVADQADPVTRGLPISFSVTDELYSFRKNPRQAGVHVLATLDEASYAPPPELSMGADHPIAWKHCVGRGRAYYSALGHTPASYADPNHRRLLVQAINWAGTPDPACR from the coding sequence ATGAAGACTGTACGGACGGGCTTGGTCGCCATTGCAGCGCTGGTCATGGCATCATCCAGCCCGGCGCAAGCGCAGGTGACGGATTGCCCCTTAGCCACCGCGCCCTATTCCGTTGACAGTCCGCTGATCGACCTCCTGCTCAAACCCGAGGCTAAGGCGGTCCTGGCGCAAGACATGGGCGCCGACTTCGCCAAGGTCTCACCCTTCCTGAGCGGCACTCAGGCCCCGACCTTCAGCGTGATCATGTCGCCCCGCACGCTGTTCGACTTCCTGAAGCTGGACACATCGGCCCTGCCCCGGATCGATGCCCGGCTGAAGCAGATTTCGGTGACCCCGGCGGATCAGATCGCCCGCTGCGCGCGCTATGACAACGATCATGCCGACCCGCGTCCCGAGGGCAAGGGACTGCATGTTCTGGTCTTCGAGAAGATCAATGGCTTCTACGACAAGGGATCGGTCGATGCGGCCCATGCCGCTCTGGCAGACATGGCCGCCACACAGGGCTGGTCGATGCAGTTCACCGACAAGGGCGGCGCGATCCGGCCAGAGGTGTTGCAACGCTACAATCTGGTCGTGTGGAACAACATCAGCGGCGACGCGCTGACCGTGCCGCAGCGCGCCGCTTTTCAGACATGGATCCAGAATGGCGGCGGCTTCGTCGGCATTCACGGCGCGGCGGGCGATCCGGCGACCTTCTGGGACTGGTACACCGACAAGCTGGTTGGCGCGAGTTTCCTGGGCCATCCGATGAATCCGCAGTTCCGTGCGGCGACGGTGCGGGTCGCCGATCAGGCCGATCCGGTCACACGCGGACTGCCGATCAGCTTCAGCGTCACGGACGAATTGTATTCCTTCCGCAAAAACCCGCGGCAGGCGGGCGTTCATGTGCTGGCGACGCTGGATGAGGCAAGCTATGCGCCGCCGCCCGAACTCAGCATGGGCGCGGACCATCCCATCGCCTGGAAGCACTGCGTCGGTCGCGGCAGAGCCTATTATTCGGCGCTGGGCCATACACCAGCCAGCTATGCCGATCCAAATCACCGGCGCCTGTTGGTACAGGCGATCAACTGGGCCGGTACACCTGACCCGGCCTGTCGCTAA
- a CDS encoding LysR substrate-binding domain-containing protein: MPTLDVDSVRAFVMVADLLSFTRAASALGTTQGAISVKLKRLEDHIGHRLLERTPRLVRLSSQGAAFLEGARDFLDAHDRALAGLIAQPRRFALGISAYVAGPEVPSLLARLHAHDPHLTIEVEFDTSRRLMESFDRGLIDAAIIQRDDDRRDGETLAHERLGWFAGPAFRHCPGQPLRLATLARSCRVRHLTTRALDMAGFEWVEVFHGGGSSAVLAAVSAGLAVAALSYRVAPADVVDIGAKLGLPALPDAEVVLHSSLTDPRSREALRALAAAFREHRAPSRAA; encoded by the coding sequence ATGCCGACGCTTGATGTGGACTCCGTTCGGGCCTTTGTGATGGTCGCCGATCTGCTCAGCTTTACCCGTGCCGCATCAGCGCTGGGCACGACGCAAGGGGCGATCAGCGTCAAGCTCAAGCGGCTGGAGGACCATATCGGACATCGCCTGCTGGAACGGACACCCCGGCTTGTACGGCTGTCTTCGCAAGGCGCCGCTTTTCTGGAGGGCGCCCGCGATTTCCTTGATGCCCATGACCGTGCTCTGGCAGGGCTGATCGCGCAGCCACGCCGCTTTGCCTTGGGGATTTCCGCTTATGTTGCCGGGCCGGAGGTGCCTTCGCTGCTGGCCCGGCTCCATGCCCATGACCCACATTTGACCATCGAGGTGGAATTCGACACCTCGCGCCGGTTGATGGAAAGTTTCGACCGTGGCCTGATCGATGCCGCGATCATCCAGCGAGACGATGACCGCCGCGATGGCGAAACGCTGGCGCATGAACGCCTTGGCTGGTTTGCCGGTCCAGCTTTCCGCCATTGCCCCGGCCAGCCTTTGCGTCTGGCCACACTGGCACGTTCGTGCCGCGTCCGCCATCTCACCACGCGTGCGCTGGATATGGCCGGTTTTGAATGGGTGGAGGTGTTCCACGGCGGAGGGTCTTCCGCGGTGCTCGCGGCAGTATCGGCGGGACTGGCTGTGGCAGCGCTGTCCTATCGGGTCGCTCCAGCCGATGTGGTGGATATCGGCGCAAAGCTGGGACTGCCCGCCCTGCCCGATGCGGAGGTGGTGCTGCATTCCTCGCTAACCGATCCACGCTCGCGTGAAGCCTTGCGGGCTTTGGCTGCCGCTTTTCGCGAACACCGCGCGCCGTCACGAGCGGCCTGA
- a CDS encoding DUF4173 domain-containing protein translates to MMMRKIRSRGDFLMKLCAGGALVAAGDAIFWRLGQDRAGWGAVLLALVPLTLALRPALRRERRALACFALAMTMALAMVFDPGLLSWTLFWIFAGMGTLMPSLVRFGDAWQWAQRLMLHGLRSCAAPWLDGFRVMRLRRRKKVIGLRAALPQLALPLIGSAIILGLFTAANPVLEDAFNRLFSISLFDFPIERMIVWPLFFTMVWSLLRPRGWRHQLGTFDGRGDLALPGVSVGSVRLSLIAFNALFALQNLMDLAWLWGLLPLPSGMTPASYAHRGAYPLIVTALLAAGFVLVALRPGSQTASMPLIRRMVVLWIAQNVLLVGNAALRTLDYIAAFSLTSWRIAALLWMGLVGFGLVLVCWRMLRDKSSAWLINANAAAALALMAACCFVDPGTVSARYNITHASELGGGGAPLDICYLQQLGPSALVPLADLETRPAPEPIHLWARLLRQNAQFTLSNDQHGGHWTMLGALRLADVRTRLRMLALSPRAFDAPDCRTRDVHALPIALELEPAPQPQPRPQPAPTLTEQARP, encoded by the coding sequence ATGATGATGCGAAAGATCCGGTCTCGCGGCGATTTTCTGATGAAGCTCTGCGCCGGGGGAGCCCTGGTTGCGGCAGGTGATGCGATCTTTTGGCGCCTGGGTCAGGATCGTGCGGGTTGGGGAGCGGTTCTGCTGGCGCTCGTGCCATTGACGCTGGCGCTTCGCCCGGCCCTGCGCCGCGAACGGCGTGCGCTGGCCTGCTTTGCCCTGGCCATGACGATGGCGCTGGCGATGGTGTTCGACCCCGGCCTGCTGAGCTGGACTCTGTTCTGGATCTTCGCAGGCATGGGTACGCTGATGCCCAGCCTCGTGCGATTCGGCGATGCCTGGCAATGGGCCCAGCGGCTGATGCTGCATGGTCTGCGCTCTTGCGCGGCACCATGGCTGGACGGGTTCCGGGTGATGCGTCTGCGGCGCAGGAAAAAAGTGATCGGGCTGCGCGCCGCTTTACCGCAACTGGCTTTGCCGCTGATCGGCAGCGCGATCATCCTGGGCCTGTTCACCGCTGCCAACCCCGTGCTGGAGGATGCGTTCAACCGGCTGTTCTCGATCTCCCTGTTCGATTTTCCCATCGAACGCATGATCGTCTGGCCGCTTTTCTTCACCATGGTCTGGAGCCTGCTGCGCCCGCGCGGCTGGCGCCATCAGTTAGGCACCTTCGATGGCAGGGGCGACCTGGCCCTGCCCGGTGTTTCCGTGGGTTCGGTCCGCCTCTCGCTGATCGCGTTCAATGCGCTGTTCGCCCTGCAAAATCTGATGGATCTGGCCTGGCTGTGGGGCTTGCTGCCGCTGCCCTCGGGCATGACGCCGGCGTCCTACGCCCATCGTGGCGCCTATCCGCTGATCGTCACCGCCCTGCTGGCGGCAGGCTTTGTGCTGGTGGCGCTGCGCCCCGGCTCGCAGACGGCCAGCATGCCGCTGATCCGCCGCATGGTGGTGCTGTGGATCGCCCAGAATGTGCTGCTGGTGGGCAATGCCGCGCTGCGCACGCTCGACTATATCGCGGCCTTTTCGCTCACCTCATGGCGGATCGCGGCGCTGCTGTGGATGGGGCTGGTGGGCTTCGGGCTGGTGCTGGTGTGCTGGCGGATGCTGCGCGACAAGAGTTCGGCCTGGCTGATCAACGCCAATGCGGCGGCGGCGCTGGCGCTGATGGCGGCCTGCTGCTTTGTCGATCCGGGAACGGTTTCGGCGCGCTACAACATCACCCATGCAAGCGAGCTGGGCGGCGGCGGGGCCCCGCTCGACATCTGCTATCTCCAGCAATTGGGGCCATCAGCGCTGGTGCCGCTGGCTGACCTGGAAACCCGCCCCGCGCCTGAGCCGATCCATCTGTGGGCGCGCCTGCTGCGCCAGAATGCGCAATTCACCCTCAGCAACGATCAACACGGCGGCCACTGGACCATGCTGGGCGCGCTGCGACTGGCCGATGTGCGAACCCGGCTGAGGATGCTGGCCCTGTCCCCGCGCGCATTCGATGCCCCCGATTGCCGGACCCGCGATGTCCATGCCCTGCCCATCGCGCTGGAACTGGAACCGGCCCCACAGCCGCAACCCCGCCCTCAACCCGCCCCCACCTTGACGGAGCAGGCCCGGCCATGA
- a CDS encoding response regulator transcription factor: MTDRPMTTPARKVLLVDDDPHIRQLLAFAFGKAGMATIEAGDGEEALARITAEAPDLLVLDINMPRMDGLEVCRRLRGMDSAVPILFLSSRDDEIDRVLGIELGADDYVVKPFSPREVVARAGAILRRSAPQPITPPDAVSSHGGLRLDTASWQAFWQGQEVALTVTEFSLLAALFAAPQRIFSREALIDRLHGPGFAVTDRTIDSHIRNLRRKFAECGASDVIETRAGIGYRLGACGRG; encoded by the coding sequence ATGACAGATCGCCCCATGACCACGCCCGCCCGCAAGGTGCTTCTCGTCGATGACGATCCGCATATCCGCCAGCTTCTGGCCTTTGCCTTCGGCAAGGCGGGCATGGCCACCATCGAGGCAGGCGACGGCGAGGAAGCACTGGCCCGGATCACCGCCGAAGCCCCCGACCTGCTGGTGCTGGACATCAACATGCCCCGCATGGACGGGCTGGAAGTCTGCCGCCGCCTGCGTGGTATGGACAGCGCGGTGCCCATCCTCTTCCTTTCCAGTCGCGATGATGAAATCGACCGGGTTCTGGGCATCGAACTGGGCGCGGACGACTATGTCGTCAAACCCTTCTCCCCGCGTGAAGTGGTCGCCCGCGCCGGGGCCATCCTGAGGCGCAGCGCTCCCCAGCCCATAACGCCCCCCGATGCCGTATCCAGCCATGGCGGGCTCAGGCTCGACACCGCGAGCTGGCAGGCTTTCTGGCAGGGGCAGGAGGTGGCGCTGACCGTCACCGAATTCTCCCTGCTGGCCGCACTGTTTGCCGCGCCCCAGCGCATCTTCTCGCGCGAGGCGCTGATCGACCGGCTGCACGGCCCCGGCTTTGCCGTCACCGACCGCACCATCGACAGCCATATCCGCAATCTGCGCCGCAAATTCGCGGAATGCGGCGCCAGCGATGTGATCGAGACGCGTGCGGGGATCGGCTACCGGCTGGGCGCCTGCGGGCGAGGATGA
- a CDS encoding ATP-binding protein: MSVSGMRLTGGYGAPALGLVASATLLAWLLPREGFVADKLVVALVALGCVWLLWSRTQRTNRTLARFVAALRHRDLAQSFRTHGQGAALDELGAALDDALKHLRDERLASLAENRFAAALVDEAPTPLLAIDAQGKVSLANKAARRLFHGSDGRGAADFAIYGEDFAAALAEMAPGMRRSSRVLWNGLAQRAVLAASLVDRLGQPWRVVAVHIIQGELDAAELATQSDLVRVLTHEIMNSLTPVTSLATSAARLVARADAGDASAIASARLAIDTLSKRAAGLSNFVESYRAFSHSPAVSLQRFAVGPWIGELLRSFAAMPQGAGVRVTLSLQPEALELVADPHLLGQVVLNLLKNAGEAARDHAEAPGVAIRIVPGEAGRVHLTVADNGPGVPHALREDIFLPFFTSKQHGTGVGLSFARQIVLLHKGVIGLCADEGEGGRFEVVI, encoded by the coding sequence GTGTCTGTTTCCGGCATGCGCCTGACCGGGGGCTATGGCGCCCCGGCGCTGGGGCTGGTGGCCAGTGCCACCTTGCTGGCCTGGCTGCTGCCGCGCGAGGGCTTTGTGGCCGACAAGCTGGTGGTGGCGCTGGTGGCGCTGGGCTGCGTCTGGCTGCTGTGGTCGCGCACGCAGCGCACCAATCGCACGCTGGCGCGCTTTGTCGCGGCGCTGCGTCATCGGGATCTGGCGCAAAGCTTCCGCACCCATGGGCAGGGTGCGGCGCTGGATGAACTGGGCGCCGCACTGGACGATGCGCTCAAGCATCTGCGCGACGAGCGCCTGGCGAGCCTTGCCGAGAACCGCTTTGCCGCTGCGCTGGTGGATGAGGCGCCCACGCCGCTGCTGGCGATTGACGCGCAGGGCAAGGTCTCGCTGGCCAACAAGGCGGCGCGGCGGTTGTTCCATGGCTCGGACGGGCGCGGGGCGGCGGATTTTGCGATCTATGGCGAGGATTTTGCTGCGGCTCTGGCCGAGATGGCGCCGGGCATGCGGCGCAGTAGCCGGGTGCTGTGGAATGGCCTGGCCCAGCGCGCGGTGCTGGCGGCCTCGCTGGTTGACCGGCTGGGGCAACCCTGGCGGGTGGTGGCGGTCCATATCATCCAGGGCGAACTTGATGCCGCCGAGCTGGCAACGCAGAGCGATCTGGTGCGTGTGCTGACGCATGAAATCATGAATTCGCTCACGCCGGTCACCTCTCTGGCGACATCGGCGGCGCGACTGGTGGCGCGGGCCGACGCGGGCGATGCCAGCGCCATTGCCAGCGCGCGGCTGGCTATCGACACACTGTCGAAACGTGCGGCGGGTCTGTCGAATTTCGTCGAATCCTATCGCGCCTTCAGCCATTCGCCTGCGGTGTCCTTGCAGCGTTTCGCGGTGGGGCCATGGATCGGCGAGCTGTTGCGCTCCTTTGCCGCCATGCCGCAGGGGGCGGGGGTCAGGGTGACGCTGTCCCTGCAGCCCGAGGCGCTCGAGCTGGTGGCCGATCCCCACCTGCTGGGGCAGGTGGTGCTCAATCTGCTGAAGAACGCCGGAGAAGCGGCGCGCGATCATGCCGAGGCGCCCGGCGTTGCGATCCGCATCGTGCCGGGGGAGGCGGGCCGGGTCCATCTGACCGTGGCCGACAATGGCCCTGGCGTTCCGCACGCGCTGCGCGAGGACATCTTCCTGCCCTTCTTCACCTCCAAGCAGCATGGCACGGGGGTAGGGCTCAGCTTCGCGCGCCAGATCGTGCTGCTGCACAAGGGGGTCATCGGTTTGTGTGCGGATGAAGGAGAAGGGGGGCGGTTCGAGGTCGTGATCTGA
- a CDS encoding HAMP domain-containing sensor histidine kinase, whose amino-acid sequence MSWLRFWLGRIWPVMRLRTIMFGLLLVVAALPGVAAIMLRVYENALVRRTEAELIAQGSALAASAALNWPNKTAPAADPAEPRDADDYTISTSIDLRASAILPERPTALPTNTAADPTASRMAAQMAPAIAETRHVTLASILLLDRQGIVLNGRDTGRSMSALPEVRAALAGHAATVLRHNGAYTHPWPLEWVSRATDIRLHHARPITAGGQVVGVLLVSRSPRALFRGMYEDRGKIAAGSAAIFLFLLAMTALLGRTIVRPIEALSRATRALTEGRPADPPHPTLRITEIDGLIRDFASMAEAIETRSHYLRDFAAALAHEFKTPLTGLSGGIELLQDHGASMSADEQARFLANMAGDAQRLNRLISRLMDLAKADMRRPADQTQCDLTEVLARIADGLSGETFAVTYAIADGGDKASIDAPALETVLTTLIDNARAAGAGQVLIEARRDAATTVIVVTDNGGGIPEGDRARIFEPFFTSKRAQGGTGLGLPIARALIEGHRGTLKLDRIDQGTRFLIHVPS is encoded by the coding sequence ATGAGCTGGCTGCGATTTTGGCTGGGGCGGATCTGGCCGGTGATGCGGCTGCGGACCATCATGTTCGGCCTGCTGCTGGTGGTGGCGGCGCTGCCCGGCGTGGCAGCGATCATGCTGCGGGTTTACGAGAACGCGCTGGTGCGCCGCACCGAAGCCGAACTGATCGCGCAAGGATCGGCGCTGGCGGCCAGTGCGGCGCTGAACTGGCCGAACAAGACGGCCCCGGCCGCCGACCCCGCCGAGCCGCGCGATGCCGATGATTATACGATCTCCACCAGCATCGATCTGCGCGCCAGCGCGATCCTGCCCGAACGCCCCACAGCCCTGCCAACCAACACTGCCGCCGATCCCACGGCATCGCGCATGGCCGCACAGATGGCTCCGGCCATCGCTGAAACACGGCATGTCACGCTGGCCTCGATCCTGCTGCTGGACCGGCAGGGCATCGTGCTCAATGGCAGAGACACCGGGCGCAGCATGAGCGCCCTGCCCGAAGTGCGCGCGGCTCTGGCGGGCCATGCCGCCACCGTGCTGCGCCACAATGGCGCCTACACCCATCCCTGGCCGCTCGAATGGGTCAGCCGGGCCACCGATATCCGCCTGCATCATGCTCGCCCGATCACCGCGGGTGGGCAGGTGGTGGGCGTATTGCTGGTCTCGCGCTCGCCGCGCGCGTTGTTTCGCGGCATGTATGAGGATCGGGGCAAGATCGCGGCGGGCTCCGCGGCGATCTTCCTGTTTCTGCTGGCGATGACGGCGCTGCTGGGTCGCACCATTGTCCGCCCCATCGAGGCGCTGAGCCGCGCCACCCGCGCCCTGACCGAGGGGCGGCCCGCCGATCCGCCTCATCCCACACTGCGCATCACCGAAATCGACGGGCTGATCCGCGATTTTGCCAGCATGGCCGAGGCCATCGAGACCCGCTCGCACTATCTGCGCGATTTCGCCGCCGCACTGGCCCATGAGTTCAAGACGCCGCTGACCGGCCTGTCGGGCGGGATCGAGCTGCTGCAGGACCATGGCGCCAGCATGTCCGCCGATGAGCAGGCGCGCTTTCTGGCCAATATGGCGGGGGATGCCCAGCGGCTGAACCGGCTGATCTCGCGTCTGATGGATCTGGCCAAGGCCGATATGCGCCGCCCGGCGGACCAGACACAATGCGATCTGACAGAGGTTCTGGCGCGGATCGCCGATGGGCTGTCAGGCGAAACCTTCGCCGTGACCTACGCCATCGCCGACGGCGGCGACAAGGCTTCCATCGATGCGCCCGCGCTGGAAACCGTTTTGACCACGCTGATCGACAATGCCCGTGCCGCCGGTGCGGGGCAGGTCTTGATCGAGGCCAGGCGGGATGCCGCAACCACGGTGATCGTCGTCACCGACAATGGCGGCGGCATTCCCGAAGGTGACCGCGCGCGCATTTTCGAGCCCTTCTTCACCAGCAAGCGGGCGCAGGGCGGAACGGGGCTCGGCCTGCCCATCGCCCGCGCCCTGATCGAAGGGCATAGAGGGACGCTGAAGCTGGACAGGATTGATCAAGGCACACGATTCCTCATCCATGTGCCGTCCTGA
- a CDS encoding tryptophan halogenase family protein, with protein MTHKQRIVIAGGGTAGWMMAAAIARTLAHTVDLCLIESEEIGTIGVGESTIPPLVNFNRILGISETEFMRETQGTFKLGILFDNWKVDGDRYFHSFGTTGRDHWSAGFQHFWLNGLTRGHNQSYDDYCLELVAGMQGKFAHLPEDRLNYAYHVDATLYGRYLRKLAEAAGCRRIEGKITRVELHGETGEIAALYLENQARIEGDFFIDCTGFRGLLIEGGLHAGFEDWTHWLPNDSAIALQTRHLGPPQPYTQAIAHDAGWQWRIPLQYRMGSGIVYCSRYLSADEALHRLRSSVGEPLIDPIHLRFAGGVRRRQWFRNCVAVGLAGGFVEPLEATTLHLIQRAVLRIIRLMPNGKVSARDTDEFNEQQLQDITQIRDFIILHYKATERRDSPFWRHCADMPIPDSLKQKIELFRETGRVFRKNEELFAENSWVQVMMGQGIHPDSHHPIAGKLGDEEMARLLEGLRSNVARTAAQLPTHEDYLRQYCPAPKPAYAL; from the coding sequence ATGACACACAAGCAGCGTATCGTCATCGCAGGCGGGGGCACGGCGGGCTGGATGATGGCCGCGGCAATCGCCCGCACCCTGGCACACACAGTCGATCTCTGCCTGATCGAATCCGAGGAGATCGGAACGATCGGCGTTGGGGAATCGACCATCCCGCCTCTCGTCAACTTCAACCGCATCCTCGGCATTTCCGAAACCGAGTTTATGCGCGAAACGCAAGGCACCTTCAAACTCGGCATCCTCTTCGACAATTGGAAAGTCGACGGCGACCGCTACTTCCACAGCTTCGGAACCACGGGGCGCGATCACTGGTCCGCCGGTTTTCAGCATTTCTGGCTCAATGGCCTCACGCGCGGACACAATCAGTCCTATGACGATTATTGCCTCGAACTGGTGGCCGGGATGCAGGGCAAATTCGCCCATCTCCCCGAGGACCGGCTGAACTACGCCTATCATGTCGATGCCACGCTTTATGGACGCTACCTGCGCAAGCTGGCCGAAGCCGCGGGATGCCGGCGCATCGAGGGGAAAATCACTCGCGTCGAACTGCATGGGGAAACGGGCGAGATCGCCGCGCTGTATCTGGAGAACCAGGCCCGTATCGAGGGAGACTTCTTCATCGATTGCACCGGCTTTCGCGGGCTGCTCATCGAAGGCGGACTGCATGCCGGTTTCGAGGACTGGACCCATTGGCTGCCCAATGATTCCGCCATCGCGCTGCAGACCCGGCATCTGGGCCCGCCCCAGCCCTACACGCAGGCCATTGCGCATGATGCGGGATGGCAATGGCGCATTCCGCTACAGTATCGCATGGGTAGCGGCATCGTCTATTGCAGCCGCTATCTCTCGGCCGATGAGGCGCTGCACCGCCTGCGCAGCAGTGTCGGAGAGCCGCTGATCGATCCGATCCACCTGCGCTTTGCCGGTGGCGTGCGGCGGCGGCAATGGTTTCGCAACTGCGTCGCTGTTGGACTGGCGGGCGGTTTTGTCGAGCCTCTGGAGGCAACCACGCTGCACCTGATCCAGCGCGCTGTGCTCCGGATCATCCGGCTGATGCCCAATGGCAAGGTCAGCGCACGCGATACCGATGAATTCAACGAGCAGCAATTGCAGGACATCACCCAGATCCGAGACTTCATCATCCTGCATTACAAAGCCACCGAACGGCGCGACAGCCCGTTCTGGCGCCATTGCGCCGACATGCCCATCCCCGACAGCCTGAAACAGAAAATCGAACTGTTCCGCGAGACCGGGCGTGTGTTCCGCAAGAATGAGGAGCTTTTCGCGGAAAACAGCTGGGTGCAGGTGATGATGGGACAGGGCATTCACCCAGACAGCCACCATCCGATTGCCGGGAAGCTGGGCGATGAAGAAATGGCCCGGCTGCTCGAAGGCTTGCGCAGCAATGTCGCCAGGACCGCGGCGCAATTGCCGACACATGAGGACTACCTCCGCCAATATTGCCCGGCCCCAAAACCGGCTTATGCGCTCTAG